A DNA window from Vigna unguiculata cultivar IT97K-499-35 chromosome 10, ASM411807v1, whole genome shotgun sequence contains the following coding sequences:
- the LOC114167180 gene encoding serine/arginine-rich splicing factor RS41-like isoform X2 — translation MTFAQCSISNMFQHRNHDDFATVAGFAFIYMEDERDAEYAIRRLDRTEFGRKARRIRVEWTKQERDSRRSGGGDSRKPSSNSRPSKTLFVINFDPVHARPKDLERHFDPYGKILNIRIRRNFAFIQYESQEDATRALEATNLSKFMDRVITVEYAIRDDDDRDRRNGYSPERRGHDSPDGRYGRGRSPSPYRRGRGSPDYGHGSNPSSRPETKGSPKYERAESPINGRYDSRSPPPRERSRS, via the exons ATGACTTTTGCTCAGTGTTCAATTTCCAACATGTTTCAACATAGAAACCATGATGATTTCGCAACTGTGGCAG GGTTTGCTTTCATTTACATGGAAGATGAACGTGATGCTGAGTATGCAATCAGAAGGCTTGATAGAACAGAATTTGGTAGAAAGGCACGCCGGATTCGTGTTGAGTGGACTAAG CAAGAACGTGACAGTAGAAGGTCAGGTGGTGGTGATTCCAGAAAACCTTCATCTAATTCAAGGCCATCCAAAACTttgtttgttattaattttgatCCAGTTCACGCCAGGCCAAAGGATCTGGAGAGACATTTTGACCCTTAtgggaaaatattaaatataaggaTCAGAAGGAATTTTGCTTTTATTCAGTATGAATCACAAGAGGATGCTACTAGAGCTTTGGAGGCGACCAACCTGAG CAAGTTTATGGACCGTGTTATCACAGTGGAGTATGCCATAAGAGATGATGATGACAGAGATAGAAGGAACGGATACAGTCCTGAAAGAAGAGGTCATGATTCGCCTGATGGGAGGTATGGTCGTGGTAGATCGCCCAGTCCATATCGTAGAGGTAGGGGTAGCCCAGATTATGGTCATGGATCAAATCCATCTTCCCGACCAGAAACAAAAGGAAGCCCCAAGTATGAACGAGCTGAAAGTCCGATAAATGGGAGATATGATAG CCGGTCTCCACCACCCCGAGAAAGATCACGTTCTTGA
- the LOC114165726 gene encoding vacuolar protein 8-like isoform X2 — translation MVEASKAAVAVDDACSRENWLLHAQELVPVALANAKEVKVFPGRWKMIISKLEQIPSCLSDLSSHPCFSKNALCKEQLQAVSKTLKEATELAELCVKEKYEGKLRMQSDLDALTGKLDLNLKDCGLLIKTGVLGEATLPLTVLGSMAESDIATHNSIRELLARLQIGHLEAKHKALDRLYDVMKEDEKNVLAVLGRRNIAALVQLLTATSPRIREKTVTVICSLVESGSCEQWLVSEGVLPPLIRLVESGNAVSKEKAIVSLQRLSMSAETTRAIVGHGGVRPLIELCQSGDSVSQAAVACTLTNVSAVPEVRQVLAEEGIVSVMINLLSCGILLGSKEYAAECLQNLTSSNEHLRKCVISEGGVRSLLTYLDGPLPQESAVGALRNLVGSVSEETLVSLGLLPRLVHVLKCGSLGAQHAAASVICRVCSSMEMKKMVGEAGCIPLLIKMLEAKTNAAREVAAQAISSLMVLSQNRREVKKDDKSVPNLVQLLDPSPQNTAKKYAVSCLGSLSPCKKCKKLMISYGAIGYLKKLTEMEIPGAKKLLERLERGKLRSLFSRK, via the coding sequence ATGGTGGAAGCTAGTAAAGCTGCAGTAGCAGTTGATGATGCTTGTTCAAGAGAGAACTGGTTGTTGCATGCACAGGAACTTGTTCCTGTGGCTCTTGCTAATGCAAAAGAGGTTAAAGTGTTCCCTGGTAGGTGGAAGATGATCATTTCAAAATTAGAGCAGATTCCGTCTTGTTTATCGGATTTGTCTAGCCACCCTTGTTTCTCCAAGAACGCTCTTTGCAAGGAGCAATTGCAGGCTGTGTCAAAGACACTTAAAGAAGCCACTGAATTGGCAGAGTTGTGTGTGAAGGAGAAGTACGAGGGTAAGCTTCGGATGCAGAGTGATCTTGATGCATTAACAGGGAAACTGGATTTGAATTTGAAGGATTGTGGTCTCTTGATCAAGACCGGTGTGCTAGGTGAAGCTACTCTGCCATTAACCGTGTTAGGTTCTATGGCAGAATCAGATATTGCAACACACAACAGCATAAGAGAACTTCTAGCACGCCTTCAGATTGGTCACTTGGAAGCAAAGCACAAAGCTTTGGACAGACTCTATGATGTTATGAAAGAGGATGAGAAGAATGTTTTGGCTGTTCTTGGCAGGAGGAACATTGCTGCTTTGGTTCAATTGCTCACAGCAACATCTCCAAGGATAAGGGAGAAGACAGTTACTGTTATATGCTCTCTGGTGGAATCTGGGAGCTGTGAACAATGGTTAGTTTCTGAAGGAGTTCTTCCACCTCTTATTAGACTTGTTGAATCTGGTAATGCTGTAAGTAAAGAAAAGGCTATAGTGTCTCTTCAGAGATTGTCAATGTCAGCAGAAACAACACGTGCAATTGTTGGACATGGTGGTGTTCGGCCATTGATTGAGCTTTGTCAGAGTGGAGATTCAGTGTCACAGGCTGCAGTTGCATGTACTTTGACAAATGTATCAGCTGTTCCTGAGGTGAGACAGGTTTTGGCTGAAGAAGGGATTGTAAGTGTTATGATCAATCTTCTTAGCTGTGGAATTTTGTTAGGTTCCAAAGAGTATGCAGCAGAGTGCTTGCAGAATCTCACTTCAAGCAATGAGCATTTGAGAAAGTGTGTTATATCAGAAGGTGGTGTTAGAAGTCTTCTGACATATCTTGATGGTCCACTTCCTCAAGAATCTGCAGTTGGGGCATTGAGGAATCTGGTTGGATCAGTTTCTGAGGAAACTTTGGTGTCTCTGGGTTTGCTTCCCCGTTTGGTTCATGTTCTGAAGTGTGGATCTTTGGGTGCTCAACATGCTGCAGCTTCTGTCATTTGCCGAGTTTGCAGCTCAATGGAGATGAAGAAAATGGTGGGTGAAGCTGGGTGCATCCCTCTTCTTATAAAGATGCTTGAGGCTAAAACAAATGCTGCTAGAGAGGTTGCTGCTCAAGCAATTTCAAGCCTAATGGTTCTGTCTCAGAATCGGAGAGAGGTTAAGAAAGATGATAAAAGTGTGCCAAATCTTGTGCAGTTGCTTGATCCAAGCCCTCAGAACACTGCCAAAAAGTATGCAGTTTCGTGCCTTGGATCACTTTCTCCATGTAAGAAGTGTAAGAAACTGATGATTTCGTATGGAGCAATCGGGTATCTGAAGAAGCTTACGGAGATGGAGATTCCAGGAGCTAAAAAGCTTCTTGAGAGGTTGGAAAGAGGGAAATTGAGAAGCTTGTTCAGCAGAAAGTAG
- the LOC114165726 gene encoding uncharacterized protein LOC114165726 isoform X1, whose protein sequence is MITCSKVRERKPRGASLALLTSIQFYFTTTLSKFEIMVEASKAAVAVDDACSRENWLLHAQELVPVALANAKEVKVFPGRWKMIISKLEQIPSCLSDLSSHPCFSKNALCKEQLQAVSKTLKEATELAELCVKEKYEGKLRMQSDLDALTGKLDLNLKDCGLLIKTGVLGEATLPLTVLGSMAESDIATHNSIRELLARLQIGHLEAKHKALDRLYDVMKEDEKNVLAVLGRRNIAALVQLLTATSPRIREKTVTVICSLVESGSCEQWLVSEGVLPPLIRLVESGNAVSKEKAIVSLQRLSMSAETTRAIVGHGGVRPLIELCQSGDSVSQAAVACTLTNVSAVPEVRQVLAEEGIVSVMINLLSCGILLGSKEYAAECLQNLTSSNEHLRKCVISEGGVRSLLTYLDGPLPQESAVGALRNLVGSVSEETLVSLGLLPRLVHVLKCGSLGAQHAAASVICRVCSSMEMKKMVGEAGCIPLLIKMLEAKTNAAREVAAQAISSLMVLSQNRREVKKDDKSVPNLVQLLDPSPQNTAKKYAVSCLGSLSPCKKCKKLMISYGAIGYLKKLTEMEIPGAKKLLERLERGKLRSLFSRK, encoded by the exons ATGATTACTTGCTCTAAAGTAAGGGAAAGAAAGCCTCGTGGGGCATCTTTAG CTTTGTTGACATCAATTCAATTTTACTTCACCACCACTCTGTCCAAATTTGAAATCATGGTGGAAGCTAGTAAAGCTGCAGTAGCAGTTGATGATGCTTGTTCAAGAGAGAACTGGTTGTTGCATGCACAGGAACTTGTTCCTGTGGCTCTTGCTAATGCAAAAGAGGTTAAAGTGTTCCCTGGTAGGTGGAAGATGATCATTTCAAAATTAGAGCAGATTCCGTCTTGTTTATCGGATTTGTCTAGCCACCCTTGTTTCTCCAAGAACGCTCTTTGCAAGGAGCAATTGCAGGCTGTGTCAAAGACACTTAAAGAAGCCACTGAATTGGCAGAGTTGTGTGTGAAGGAGAAGTACGAGGGTAAGCTTCGGATGCAGAGTGATCTTGATGCATTAACAGGGAAACTGGATTTGAATTTGAAGGATTGTGGTCTCTTGATCAAGACCGGTGTGCTAGGTGAAGCTACTCTGCCATTAACCGTGTTAGGTTCTATGGCAGAATCAGATATTGCAACACACAACAGCATAAGAGAACTTCTAGCACGCCTTCAGATTGGTCACTTGGAAGCAAAGCACAAAGCTTTGGACAGACTCTATGATGTTATGAAAGAGGATGAGAAGAATGTTTTGGCTGTTCTTGGCAGGAGGAACATTGCTGCTTTGGTTCAATTGCTCACAGCAACATCTCCAAGGATAAGGGAGAAGACAGTTACTGTTATATGCTCTCTGGTGGAATCTGGGAGCTGTGAACAATGGTTAGTTTCTGAAGGAGTTCTTCCACCTCTTATTAGACTTGTTGAATCTGGTAATGCTGTAAGTAAAGAAAAGGCTATAGTGTCTCTTCAGAGATTGTCAATGTCAGCAGAAACAACACGTGCAATTGTTGGACATGGTGGTGTTCGGCCATTGATTGAGCTTTGTCAGAGTGGAGATTCAGTGTCACAGGCTGCAGTTGCATGTACTTTGACAAATGTATCAGCTGTTCCTGAGGTGAGACAGGTTTTGGCTGAAGAAGGGATTGTAAGTGTTATGATCAATCTTCTTAGCTGTGGAATTTTGTTAGGTTCCAAAGAGTATGCAGCAGAGTGCTTGCAGAATCTCACTTCAAGCAATGAGCATTTGAGAAAGTGTGTTATATCAGAAGGTGGTGTTAGAAGTCTTCTGACATATCTTGATGGTCCACTTCCTCAAGAATCTGCAGTTGGGGCATTGAGGAATCTGGTTGGATCAGTTTCTGAGGAAACTTTGGTGTCTCTGGGTTTGCTTCCCCGTTTGGTTCATGTTCTGAAGTGTGGATCTTTGGGTGCTCAACATGCTGCAGCTTCTGTCATTTGCCGAGTTTGCAGCTCAATGGAGATGAAGAAAATGGTGGGTGAAGCTGGGTGCATCCCTCTTCTTATAAAGATGCTTGAGGCTAAAACAAATGCTGCTAGAGAGGTTGCTGCTCAAGCAATTTCAAGCCTAATGGTTCTGTCTCAGAATCGGAGAGAGGTTAAGAAAGATGATAAAAGTGTGCCAAATCTTGTGCAGTTGCTTGATCCAAGCCCTCAGAACACTGCCAAAAAGTATGCAGTTTCGTGCCTTGGATCACTTTCTCCATGTAAGAAGTGTAAGAAACTGATGATTTCGTATGGAGCAATCGGGTATCTGAAGAAGCTTACGGAGATGGAGATTCCAGGAGCTAAAAAGCTTCTTGAGAGGTTGGAAAGAGGGAAATTGAGAAGCTTGTTCAGCAGAAAGTAG
- the LOC114167180 gene encoding serine/arginine-rich splicing factor RS41-like isoform X1 → MRPVFCGNLDFDARQSDVERLFRRYGKVDRVDMKSGFAFIYMEDERDAEYAIRRLDRTEFGRKARRIRVEWTKQERDSRRSGGGDSRKPSSNSRPSKTLFVINFDPVHARPKDLERHFDPYGKILNIRIRRNFAFIQYESQEDATRALEATNLSKFMDRVITVEYAIRDDDDRDRRNGYSPERRGHDSPDGRYGRGRSPSPYRRGRGSPDYGHGSNPSSRPETKGSPKYERAESPINGRYDSRSPPPRERSRS, encoded by the exons ATGAGGCCTGTTTTCTGTGGGAACCTGGATTTCGACGCGCGTCAATCTGATGTGGAGAGGCTCTTCAGAAGATACGGGAAAGTCGATAGAGTCGACATGAAATCTG GGTTTGCTTTCATTTACATGGAAGATGAACGTGATGCTGAGTATGCAATCAGAAGGCTTGATAGAACAGAATTTGGTAGAAAGGCACGCCGGATTCGTGTTGAGTGGACTAAG CAAGAACGTGACAGTAGAAGGTCAGGTGGTGGTGATTCCAGAAAACCTTCATCTAATTCAAGGCCATCCAAAACTttgtttgttattaattttgatCCAGTTCACGCCAGGCCAAAGGATCTGGAGAGACATTTTGACCCTTAtgggaaaatattaaatataaggaTCAGAAGGAATTTTGCTTTTATTCAGTATGAATCACAAGAGGATGCTACTAGAGCTTTGGAGGCGACCAACCTGAG CAAGTTTATGGACCGTGTTATCACAGTGGAGTATGCCATAAGAGATGATGATGACAGAGATAGAAGGAACGGATACAGTCCTGAAAGAAGAGGTCATGATTCGCCTGATGGGAGGTATGGTCGTGGTAGATCGCCCAGTCCATATCGTAGAGGTAGGGGTAGCCCAGATTATGGTCATGGATCAAATCCATCTTCCCGACCAGAAACAAAAGGAAGCCCCAAGTATGAACGAGCTGAAAGTCCGATAAATGGGAGATATGATAG CCGGTCTCCACCACCCCGAGAAAGATCACGTTCTTGA